ATGAAAGAATCAAAGGTGATAAGGTACAAAAACGTATAAGCTATACTGATATAAAAGGAAGCAGTAGAATAGACGCGGAATAAGAGCGTTTAAGATTTAAGTAAATAGTACTAGTGAAGGTATGAGATAGTTTAAGCATGATACGAATATTGCACACAATTTCATAAATTGCTTACATTTACAACACCTGGGAAATCAACTTTGCCTGAATTGGCTTCCAACCTAAGCATAGTTAAAAAATTTGTAAGACTTCCGActgagttcacagccgcggtTTGGTGTTATTGAACGTTCAAAATTAAAAGGTCATAACCATCAAACCGCAGAGTCGTCAGAGCGCGCAGCCCGCTGTGAATTCTGCTGCCGGCTTTATATGGGCTGTATGTTGAACATTTCATGTAGGATGAACGATGGTCGTAAAGAGGTCCATACCTTGAGATCAATAACTCCTCCTTCAATCATCTCGTGGTAGAGGTCGTTACCCTCACGGGTACGTTCACCGACACCAGCGAACACCGAGTAACCTCCGTGAGCTTTGGCAACGTTGTTGATCAGCTCCATAATGAGTACAGTCTTTCCTACTCCAGCACCACCGAACAGACCAATCTTTCCTCCCTTCGCGTAAGGTGCAAGTAGGTCGACGACCTTGATTCCAGTTACAAGAATCTCCTGTTCTACAGACATCTCAACAAATTCTGGGGCTTCGGCATGGATCGGAGCACGATGCTTTGCAGGAATAGGGCCTCGTTCATCGATCGGCTCTCCGATGACGTTCATAATACGTCCAAGAGTTTCTGGGCCCACGGGAATCTTGATTGGATCTCCAGTGTCAACAACTTCCTGACCACGGACAAGACCCTCAGTTCCATCCATAGCAATGCAGCGAACAACATTGTCTcctaaaaagaaactacaattACAACGGCTCTAATCACTGTACGAAAGTTAGGAGCACCATTAGAAAGGAACATACCAAGATGTTGGGAGACCTCGAGAATCAAACGGGGTGAGCGTCCTGTGACTTCAAGGCCGTTAAGAATTGGTGGCAGATTCTCGTCGAACTGGACGTCGACAACAGCACCAATAACAGCGACGATTTTACCCTTGGATCCAGAGCTCGCAGCCTTTGCTATCTTAAACGATAAAACTCATTAAAGATCCATCAACACACATCACTTGAAATAAGATCTCAcaactgacaaaaaaaaaaaactaagacaTACGTTCTTGTCAGCATGAGCTTGTGCTTGTGCCTGTGCGACGACTGAAGAATGAACACCTCTCTTGTCTGTTGTTGTTGAGCTATGACGGACTGTAATAATAAAGGTCAGAGTAACAAGGTCAACGAGGAGTTTAGAGGAAAACGACAGTAACAACTTCAGATCCAACAGTATTCGGATATATTAGTGACAAGGAACGATTCaaataaggagaaaataaatttttaaaaaacgaaaaacgcaGAAACTTCAACATACCAGTGGCAGCAGCAGGAAGAACAATCCTCTGGATGTTAGACCTCAGCAGGCGGGCCGTGGCCGTCCGACCTGCCTGCACCAACGATCTCGAAGACATCGCTTGTACCCCTAAACACTCAACTTTCGATGAACAAGGCAGAACAAGTTGCACTCCGTCCCTGAACGAAAATTAAACCTAAAAACAACTGCAGAAGAGAACAAGAACACTTGGTTGGGAGAAGAAGACCCTCAAATCCCCACGCTTTTCGGACCAACTACGACCAGCAAAGCAGAGAATCTAGGAACAGCAATGCCGAACAAGAGCCCAAGCATACGCAGGATATCACTTGGATCTAATATGGAGTAAGTACATCTCACTAACACCTAATAAACTGAAGATTTCTGAgctcttccaaaaaaagatcCTGAAATACACTAATCTAGAGTTTGCAAGCTTCTGCAAAACTGAACGCGATTTGACTCGCAAGAGACACCGTAGTCTATGCCGCCCGTTTGCTGTTATAGGCAGTGATCCTACGACGACAACGAGACACACCAGCTGCACTTGGGGGTACTGTAGTAATGGGGCGCGCAATTTCTCGAGTTGTTTGAGACGAGGTTGTTGGTGGCATGGAATGATGGATGCGGTGCACTTCCTTTTGATTGCTAGGGTTGGTTGCTGGCCTCTGAGCACTTCAGAATCCGAAAAGTCCCGCTGTTGTGTTGACACATTCGTTTGTGGTTTTATTGACTTTGCTGGGGTTTGTACTCTGGTGAATATCCTAAGAATTCGGGTACCGGGAGGTTGTTCGCTGACGAGCTGTCGGGTAAAATGTGGGTGGGAGAGGGGGCCAcacagtggcgcccttatttctcgaggtAAATAATTGAATCAGTCGGgtcctaaggcctaagcattacccttagaagatctatgacatgtaagctaaagttagtaagagaaaaaagaaataagggcgccactaagTGTCCTCCCCAATTACATCTTCCCACGTTGTCTTGTCTTCGAACGATATGTTGGCAATCGAGCAGATGCAGATGTCTGAAGTCGAAACGCGACCGTCCAGATATCTTAGTGATGTAGAGTAGTCGCCTGAGAACACCTCAGTTCCTATTTTTCAATCTCATTTTCGACTTCAGACATCTATGAAGTAATATGCATAAAACTATGcagaaaatcttttcaaaaaactcGTCTGGAAAATCCAATTTGTACACGCATGCGTCGAGTCAAATTGacctgaagcctggtgcaaCTGCTCTTGTTGCGAGACCCCTTCTCATCTCTGTAGTTTCACTGGAGTTGGCAAAGCTTCCACCGCAAGAACAGCCGCCTATCCACCTGCAGTAAGTTTcaagtcattttgacccgattatagcAGAGCATTACTGGACTTACTTATTTCCAAATCCTCAGATACATGGTTGTTGCTGCGTACAAGCCTTGGTTGAAAGTCTGCACCAGTCCTAAAACTTTCTGTAGCAAACGTTATCTCTTATGGGTATTCTTCTCTCGCGATGGACAAAAAACTCTGCTTGTAATAATTCTTTGGTTCAACAAGGTATGAGGAATCTTTACCTTCTTGAGTTCCACGAAGCAACTGATGCAAGTGAAGATAACTTCAGTCAATTGAATTCTGCAGCCTTCTATCAATTTATTTCTGTTAAGAGCAATAAAGACGAATTTACTTCTCAGAGAGTGTTGCGTGGTTATAAAAAGAATTCACACCTTCCTCGGTCTGCTGTGTTAACTTGTACCTGGGAAAAGTCGACTGATTGCGCTTCCTATGCGGTGTGTTTCGTTTAGGGACGTGATCTTCAGCAAAACTGCATAGACGTAATTGTTTATCCATTGATGGGAATATcgaacagaagaaaagtgaaatgagcAAGTAAGGGTTGAACAGTACACAAAAGTAGTAAGGTAAATCGCTTGATTTTTGGCAGTTCTCACATTGGAAGTTCACTGGTTTTCTCCACACCATCCAACTGTACTGTTATATTCGCTCGCAACTCTGCAAACTTCATTACCACAAGtgctttctgtttatttcaacTTATTTTCTAAGGTTACCAGCAGAGCCGACAGATCTCTTCGCTGTGGACTCTGTTGGTGAGCTAAGTAATTAGTTCCACTAGGAAACAAGATAAATTAAACAATGCTGTGGGTTCGTAGCAATCAATGAAGATAAACTTGTTCTGAATTTTCGTTTCACCCGTTCACGCCGAATTAGATTCAGAGCCAGATACTGGTACAATGAGTAAGACGAGTCCCACGGCATCGAATGGTGCCCCACCGTGCAGTAATACTGCGCGATAACTCCATGTGAATTTGTCGAGAAATGAATGAGACGTTGTGATCCTATTTCATGGTTGTGAAAACTGCACGTGTTGCGTTTCACTGTCATGTACTACATGTGCTAACCCGCATTTTTACTGCCTCACACGTTTGCCTAAGGTCGGTAACATccttccttcagaaaaaagacgCACCTTTCTAACGGCTGCTGAAATAGTAGCTATGTCAGTGTCAAAGAAATATAGGAGCAAGATCAAGTTTCGATACTTtccaaatgtagtactgaagcattaaggaagaaaattattttatttcatcgtCACTTCATCTAATTTCTCAAATCtcatctgaaaaaaggaacgaggaatgcgttgatagaaaaaatagaattataaTTCTACAGAGAATGTCACTACTTTTGAtttctattgatcagtgaaggcaagTGAACAAAGCACCACAAGAGGTCAGGTATCCAGCCTCAGATTTTTTGCACTGCTCGTTTTGCTCGCAATGCGGAGTTACCATAGCTAGACATAGTCAGTGTGGCTGGctagtggaaaagaaaaacaaagcgtGCAAATATCATACTTTTAAGTCTTTCACTGATAATATGTGCTTGCCATGTACGCCGCTCCTTATCACTTCGATTTTCGAATGTTCGCGAAAATTCGATCTTTTCAATTCAGCCCGCCCCACTCACTCATCTCTCTTTTTCCCTTGGATGTTCGAGTAGTGGATTCGCTCATTTCAGGATTTAATTTGTTGGTCATCTCTGCTTATATTGGTGGCGAGAAGCTAGCGGACTTCCGTCGTAACGACCAGCATCAGCTACCATATTATTTCCATTGTGAGCGCGCTCCGGTCACGTCCTTGCAAATCAGTCTATCAGTGAAGATCAGTGATCCGTTACAGGTCCTGCATTGAGTTATAAATAATGCCGTTTCTTCAAAGGCGCTCAAGGAGAATTTTCACGACAGACAAGTGAATTTAAGATTGAAAGCCCgcgaaaagatgaaaaattactgCAGAGAATGAAGGAGAGTACtcttaatataaaaaaagttttgttaatctcgatttttgaaaaaaagaaagttgatTTGATCTGTCCCGCTGCTGAGCAGTTGCCTCTCCCTTTTCTCCAGTTCGTAATATTTCgtattacccaagtttgagttATTCACCAAAATTCGAGTCCATATATCGGCGGTTAATTCTCCCTAGTGAGCTGGTCCTCCCTCATTAGCCCTGGATTGTCCTATTTTCTCTTTCCCAAGTTTGAGTTTTAACTAGCTAGGCCTTGAGTGCACATTTCGGTAAATCAATCTCGGCTACTCTGTTCCTTCTG
This window of the Necator americanus strain Aroian chromosome III, whole genome shotgun sequence genome carries:
- a CDS encoding hypothetical protein (NECATOR_CHRIII.G11683.T3), with the translated sequence MLPTLGKRVRQITTSHSFLDKFTWSYRAVLLHELRANITVQLDGVEKTSELPIFAEDHVPKRNTPHRKRNQSTFPRYKLTQQTEEVASWNSRRTGADFQPRLVRSNNHVSEDLEISG
- a CDS encoding hypothetical protein (NECATOR_CHRIII.G11683.T1); amino-acid sequence: MKFAELRANITVQLDGVEKTSELPMTGADFQPRLVRSNNHVSEDLEIRVQAMSSRSLVQAGRTATARLLRSNIQRIVLPAAATVRHSSTTTDKRGVHSSVVAQAQAQAHADKNIAKAASSGSKGKIVAVIGAVVDVQFDENLPPILNGLEVTGRSPRLILEVSQHLGDNVVRCIAMDGTEGLVRGQEVVDTGDPIKIPVGPETLGRIMNVIGEPIDERGPIPAKHRAPIHAEAPEFVEMSVEQEILVTGIKVVDLLAPYAKGGKIGLFGGAGVGKTVLIMELINNVAKAHGGYSVFAGVGERTREGNDLYHEMIEGGVIDLKGNNSKVSLVYGQMNEPPGARARVCLTGLTVAEYFRDKEGQDVLLFIDNIFRFTQAGSEVSALLGRIPSAVGYQPTLATDMGSMQERITTTTKGSITSVQAIYVPADDLTDPAPATTFAHLDATTVLSRGIAELAIYPAVDPLDSTSRIMDPNIVGQKHYDIARGVQKILQDYKSLQDIIAILGMDELSEDDKLTVSRARKIQRFLSQPFQVAEVFTGHAGKFVSLEETIRGFEMILKGELDHLPEVAFYMQGGIDDVFAKAEELAKQHST
- a CDS encoding hypothetical protein (NECATOR_CHRIII.G11683.T2) gives rise to the protein MRRGLATRAVAPGFRGTSDVFEIRIVLPAAATVRHSSTTTDKRGVHSSVVAQAQAQAHADKNIAKAASSGSKGKIVAVIGAVVDVQFDENLPPILNGLEVTGRSPRLILEVSQHLGDNVVRCIAMDGTEGLVRGQEVVDTGDPIKIPVGPETLGRIMNVIGEPIDERGPIPAKHRAPIHAEAPEFVEMSVEQEILVTGIKVVDLLAPYAKGGKIGLFGGAGVGKTVLIMELINNVAKAHGGYSVFAGVGERTREGNDLYHEMIEGGVIDLKGNNSKVSLVYGQMNEPPGARARVCLTGLTVAEYFRDKEGQDVLLFIDNIFRFTQAGSEVSALLGRIPSAVGYQPTLATDMGSMQERITTTTKGSITSVQAIYVPADDLTDPAPATTFAHLDATTVLSRGIAELAIYPAVDPLDSTSRIMDPNIVGQKHYDIARGVQKILQDYKSLQDIIAILGMDELSEDDKLTVSRARKIQRFLSQPFQVAEVFTGHAGKFVSLEETIRGFEMILKGELDHLPEVAFYMQGGIDDVFAKAEELAKQHST